CGAAGATGGCCACCTGGTCCCGGACGATCATCAGCGTCGGGATCGAGCTGATCTCGAAGGCACCCGCCAGCTCCTGCTGCGCCTCGGTGTCCACCTTGGCGAAGACCAGGTCGGTGTGGGCCTCGGAGGCCTTCTCGTAGACCGGGGCGAATTGCAGGCACGGCCGGCACCAGCCCGCCCAGAAGTCGATCAGTACGAACGGGTTCTCGCTGATCGTCTGGTCGAAGTTTTCTTTGGTGAGCTCGACTGTAGCCACGGTGTCCGGACCTTCCTGATTGATTCGTCTGCCCATGGAACGAACAACCGGCCCTCGGCATTCCGCCTAGAACGGGTGCCCGGCCGGAGTGCTGCGGACCGTGGTCCAGCGCAGTTCCGTGAAGGCGTCCAGATTGGCCTCGCCACCGAAGCGCGCACCGGTTCCCGAGACGCCCACGCCACCGAAGGGGGCGACCGCCTCGTCGTTGACCGTCTGGTCGTTGACGTGCGCGATCCCGGTCGGGATCCGCTCGGCCAGGTCCAGCCCGCGCGCCGCGTCCCTCGTCACGATGCCGAGGGAGAGTCCGTACGGGCCCGCCGAGGCCAGGGCCACGGCCTCGGCCTCCGTCGTGAAGGACCGTACGGGCGCGACCGGGCCGAAGACCTCCTCGGTGTAGGCGGGGGTGTCGTCGCCGACGCCCGCCAGGACGGTCGGCCGGTAGAAGAGGTCCGTGAACGTGCCGCCCGCGACGAGCTTGGCCCCGTACTCGACGCTCAACTCCACGAGGGCGTGTACGCGCTCCACCTGCGCATGGTCGATCAGCGGGCCCAGGTGGACCTGCTCGCGGTACGGGTCCCCCACGGCCAGCGCCTCGGCGCGCGCGGCGAGCCGCTCCACGTACTCGTCGTACAGGGAGGCGTGCACGAGGTGGCGCCCGGCGGTCATGCAGATCTGACCCTGGTGGAAGAAGGAGCCCCAGGAAGCCTGGGCGACGGCGGCCTCGACGTCGGCGTCCCGGAGTACGACGAGGGCGGAGTTCCCGCCCAACTCCAGGTGTGCACGCTTGAGGTGACGGCCCGCCAGTTCTCCAACGGTGCGGCCGGCGGCGGTGGATCCCGTGAAGGAGACCACCCTGACCCGCGGGTCGGCGACCACCGCGGCGCCCGTCTCGGCTCCGCCGGGCAGGACGTGCAGCAGCCCGGACGGGAGGCCGGCCGCGGCGAACACGGCGGCGAGGGCGAGGCCGCCGGACACGGCGGTACGCCGGTCCGGCTTGAGCAGCACCGCGTTGCCGAGCGCCAGGGCCGGCGCGACCGAGCGGATCGCCAGGATCAGCGGGGCGTTGAACGGGGCCACGACCCCGACCACCCCGGCCGGGACCCGGCGGGTGAAGGAGAGCCGGGGCGCCTCGCTGGGCAGCACCTGCCCGGTGGGGCGCGAGGCCAGCGCGGCGGCCTCGTAGCACTCCTGCACGGCGACGTGCAGCTCGAAGCCGGCCTTGCCGGGTATCGACCCGGACTCCCGGACCAGCCATTCGCCGAGCTCGTCGGCGTGGGACGCGAACAGGTCCCCGGCGCGGCGGAGCACGGCCGCCCGCTCCAGGTGGGTGGCCCGCGCCCAGTCGTGCTGGGCCGCCTGCGCCCGTACTGCGGCCTCCGCCACGTCGGCGGGGGCGGCGAGGTCGAGGGTGGCGAGGGTACGCCCGGTGGCGGGTTCGACGACCGGGGCGGCGCCGCCGGTGAGGGTGGGTCCGTCCTGCCAGAGCGTCGGGTCGAGGAGCGGCATGGCGCGGGGCCTCCGGTGAGGGTGGGCGAGTGCGGCGGGCTGCGTCGGGGTGCGCGGCGTGCGGCGGGCGGCAGCACGCGCCATCGTGCCAGACCGGAGGCTCCACATCTGTTCACTTATTGGGCAGTTGACCATTCACGGTGACCGGAAATGATCGCCGCCCCGGAGCTCGCAAGCGCGAAAGGCTCAGCGCTCCAGGACCAGGGCGATGCCCTGCCCGACACCGATGCAGAGCGCCGCCATGCCCGTACCGGAGCCGGCGGCCGCCAGCTGGTGCGCGATCGACCCGGCCAGCCGGGCGCCCGAGGCGCCGAGCGGGTGGCCGATGGCGATGGCGCCGCCGCGCGGGTTGACCACGGCCGGGTCCAGCTCCGGCCAGGCCGCCAGACAGCCCAACGCCTGTGCGGCAAAGGCCTCGTTGAGCTCGAAGGCGGTGAGGTCGGCGAAGCCGCGTCCGGCCTTGCCGAGGGCGCGCTGGACGGCCTCGACCGGGCCCAGGCCGAAGAGCTGGGGTTCGATGCCGGTGACGGCGGAGGCGCTGATCCGGGCGAGCGGCTCCCGGCCGGTGGCCTCGAGCCCCGCCTCGTCGGTCAACAGCAGTGCGGCCGCACCGTCGTTGAGCGGGGAGGAGTTGGCGGCGGTGACCGTGCCGGTGCCGTCGCCACGGAAGGCGGGCTTGAGCCGGGCGAGCGCCTCGGGCGTGGAACCCTCCCGGATGCACTCGTCGCGCAGCAGGTCCACGCCCGCGTACGGGACGACCTCGGCCTCGTACTGCCCGGCGGCCCAGGCGGCCGCGGCCTTGCGGTGGCTCTCCAGGGCGAAGGCGTCCTGCACCTCGCGGGTGATGCCGTGCTTGTCGGCGATGAGTTCGGCGCCCTCACCGAGCGAGCCCGTCCACTCCTCGGGCATGCGGGAGTTGGTCATCCGCCAGCCGAGGGTGGTGGACCACATCTGCTGGTGCCCGGCGGGGAAGGCCCGTTCGGGCTTCTGCACCACCCAGGGGGCGCGGCTCATCGACTCGACGCCTCCCGCGATGGCGACGGAGGCGTCGCCGACGGCGATGGCGCGGGCGGCCTGGATGACCGCCTCCAGGCCCGATCCGCAGAGCCGGTTGACGGTGACCCCGGGGACGCTCACGGGGAGCCCGGCCAGCAGCACCGCCATCCGGGCCACGTCGCGGTTGTCCTCGCCCGCGCCGTTCGCGTCGCCGAAGACGACGTCGTCGATCCTGGCCGGGTCGAGTTCCGGCGTACGGTCCACCAGCGCGCGCACCACGTGCGCGGCCAGGTCGTCCGGCCGGACTCCGGCGAGGGCCCCGCCGAACTTGCCGATCGGGGTGCGGACGGCGTCGACGACGTACACGTCGCGGACGGTGCGGATGCTCATGGGGTCTCTCCTGGGCGGATCCGTACGGCCGGCGGCGCCTCGGCGCCGGTGTGGGCACCGGAACCCAGCGCCGGCTGCACCCGGTGGGGCGCGCCCGAAGTCTCCGTCCGCACGTCACCGCATGTCAACGCCCACCGACCACACACAGCACCGGTCCCGCCGGCGTTTGAGGCGTGGGGGTCCCCCCGGACGGAGTCTGGGGGAGGGTCCGGGGCAGCGCCCCGGGAACCGGCCCGCACCGCGGACGCCCCGCCGGGCGCCCCCGCCCGGCACCCCCGCACGACCACCGTCAGGTGGACTCGCGGGCGACCGCCACCGCGCCCATCAGGTCGTACAGCTCGGCGACCTCCGCGGCCTCCCGCACGGACCGGTCCACCAGCGACGCCAGATGGCCGCCCGTCGGCATCTCGATCCGTACCGTGCTCAGCCGGGGCCGCAGCAGCCGCCCGAGGAGCAGGTCGTCCGCCCCGATGACGGCCACGTCCTCGGGGACGCGCAGCCCCTCGTCCTGGAGGGCCCGCATCAGCAGCATCGCGTACTCGTCGTTGTACGCGTAGACCCCGTCCAGCCCGAGCCCCCGCCACCGCGCAGCAAGCGCAGCCGCCGATTCCTCGGTGTAGGCCATGGGCAGGGCCTCCACCTCCGCCCCCGCGACCGAACGGGCACCGGCCAGCCGGGGTGCGGAGAACAGCTCCAGGCCCTCCTCCTGCGGAACGATCACACCGAGCCGACGCCGGCCCCGCTCGACCAGATGGGCCGCGGCCCGCGCCCCGACCTCTTCGTGGTTCATCAGCAGCGCGTGCGCCCCCGGCACCCGGTCCGGCCCCATCGTGATGACCGCGCGCGCCCCGGCCCGTTTCAGGATGGCGACGCCCTGGGCGGTGAGCGCGACCTCGCCGGGTGAGATCACCGCCACCGGACGCAGCTCCGCCCACGCGCGAGCCGCCTCGTCCCCGCCGAGCCCGAGGCTCCCGTACTGGACCACGGTGTAGTCGAGGCGGCGCAACGCCCATTGGAGTTCGTTGAGGAAGGTGCTGAACAAGGGCCCGATCGGCGCGTTCGGAGTGGGCAGCAGCACGATCCGGGTGCGCCCGGCCCGCAGGCTGCGCGCGGCCGCGTGCGGGACGTAGCCCAGCTCCTCCGCGGCCTCACGGACCTTGCGGCGCGTCGGCTCGCTGATGCGTACGGCCTCCGCGTTGTTCAGGACGTACGAGACCGTCGCGCGCGACACCCCGGCCAGACGTGCCACGTCGGCACTGGTCGGGACGGGAGGCGGCGGCGACTTCGGCGACTTCGATGAATCAGACATTGCCGTGGCATCTTTCCAGACCTGTTGCACCCAGGGGCTAGCGGTTGGCCTAAAACGAATGGTACACAGTGGTTACACGAGTCATTGACACGTGTAACCACGGCGTGACACCTCGCCTGACAGCGGTGTTCCGTCGTGTCACCGTGCCGCCGCCCCGTCGCGTTCCTTCGCACCCCGCCATCGCGACTGGGCGGCGCGCACCCCTTGCCCCTCACCTTTCACCCGCCCCCTCCCCTTCCGCACCCTCACCCGCCCAGGAGGGCACCGTGGCCCTTTCCTCCCGCGACGCCGGCACCCCCGCCGACGCCGACGCCACCGAAGCCACCCCCCGGTCCGGCCGCCCCGGACGCGGACTGCTCCCCCTGCTGCTCGTCGGCAACACCGCGATGTATTCCCTCTACATCGGCGTCGCCGGCGTACTGCTCGCGCTCCAGGTCGAGGACATCGACCCGGCGAACAAGGTCGCGAACTTCGGCCTGATCGCAGGGGTCTCGGCGATCTTCGCGACGGTCTTCAACCCGGTCGCCGGCGCCCTCTCCGACCGCAGCGGCCGGCGCAACCCCTGGATCCTCGGCGGCGGACTCGCCGCGATCCCGGCGATGTTCCTGCTCGGCCTCGCCAACACGATCCTGCTGATCACGATCACCTGGTGCCTCGGCCAGGCCGTCATGAACGTGTACCAGGCCGCCATCACCTCCGTGGTCCCCGACCGCGTGCCCATGTCCGCCCGCGGCAAGGCCTCCGCGGCCGTCGGCCTCGGCCTGCCCTTCGGCTCCACCATCGGCGCGCTGCTCGGCGCGGCCTTCTCCGAGGACTACCGCACCGGGTACCTGGTCTTCGGCGCGCTCGTCGCGGGCGCCGCGGTCCTCTTCACCGCGTGCACCCGGGAGGAGCGACTGCCCGTTCGCGCCGCCGTGCCCGTGAAGGCGCAACTGGCCGCCTTCGCCGGCGCGTTGAAGGACCATGACTTCCGGTGGGCCTTCATCGGGCGGGCGCTGCTCGTCCTCGGATACTTCGCGGTCAGCGGCTACCAGCTGTACATCCTCCAGGACCACACCGTGCTTCCGGACGGCATGAAGCCGGAGGCCGCGGTGGCCGTGATGATGCCGCTGACCGGTGTGGCGATGGTCGTCTCCACGGTCCTCGGCGGCTACCTCTCCGACAGGTTCGACCGCCGCAAGCTCTTCGTCGGCGCCTCCGCCCTCCTGTCGGCCGTCGCGCTCGTCATCCCGGCCGTGTCGACAAGCTGGACCGCGATGCTGGCCTTCTCCGTCGTCAACGGGCTGGCGTTCGGCTGCTACATGGCCGTGGACACCGCGCTCGTGACGATGGTGCTCCCCAAGGCCGAGGACGCCGCGCGCGACATGGGCGTGCTCAACATCGCCAACGCCGGCCCGCAGATCGTCGCCCCCTTCATCGCCTCGGTGGTCGTCTCGCTCAGCGGCGGATACACCGCGCTGTTCATCGTCGCGGCCGTACTGGCGGTGGCGGGCGCGCTTGCGGTGAAGCCGATCCGCAGCGTGCGATGACCTCCTACGGACTCCCCCGCAGGGTTCCCGGTGAACCCGCCACCACAACGACGTAGAGAAAGGCACCACCGTGCAGCTGCACACCCACACCTGGGGCGAGGGCGACCGCGTCGCCCTCCTGATCCACGGCATCATGGCCGACCACCGCACCTGGCGCCGGGTGGGTCCGGCCCTCGCAGACCGCGGCTACCGCGTCATCGCCGTGGACCTGCGGGGGCACGGGGCCAGCGGCCGCGGCGAGTACGCCCCGGAGCTCTACGCGGACGATCTGGTCGACAGCCTCCCGACGGGCGCGGAGCTCGCCATCGGCCACTCGCTGGGCGGCCTCACGCTGTCCCTCGCCGTGGACCGGCTGAAGCCGCGGAGGGCGGTGTTCTCGGATCCGGCCTGGCACCTGGCCGGCCCCGGGGAGGGCTTCGGCCCGGAGCTGTTCGCGCAGTTCAAGTCGGCCACCAAGGACGTCATCCAGGGCATGAACCCGCGCTGGGAGGAGGCGGACGTGGACGTCGAACTGGCGACGCTGGCGCTCTGGGACGATGCCACCGCACTGGGCCTCACCCCGCTGCTCGGCGCCGACTTGATGCCGGCCGCGCCGGTGGTCCCCTCGCTCGTCCAGCTCGCCGATCCGAGCTTCCTGATCTCGGAGGAGCGGGCGGCGGTGCTCAAGAGCCGTGGCTTCGAGGTGCGTTCGGTCTCCGGGGCCGGACACACCATCCACCGCGACGACTTCGACGGCTTCATGGCCTCGCTGGAGGGCTGGATCTAGCGCGCCCTGCCGCCGTAACGCCCGTAAGCCCGTCACGCCGACCGGGCTGCCGCGGGCTCCGGTCGGGCTCCCGCGGGCTCCTGCGACCCGGCAGGAGCCCGACCGGCGTGCGCCGCGCGCTTCACCCGTCCATATTGGAGGGGTGAAGCGAACTCGAACTCGTACGGTTTCGCTGTGCATCGCCGGCCTGATGGGCGCCGCCCTTCCGGCCGGCATCGCCGCCGCCCCGGCCTCGGGCGCGGGGTCGACGGCGGCAGCGACCGGGACGCCAACGGCGGCGGCAGCACCGGGGGACTGCGTCACCACCCCCGGCACCCCCCAGGGTGACGCCCGCAAGGTCCTGACCATCGCCGAGCAGGCACAGCGGGAGTTCGACCTCAACTCGGTGATCCTGCGGGTCTCTTCCGGCGACGGGGAAATCCTCACCACGGCTCTCGGGGAATCGATGACGGACGTGCCGGCCGAGCCGTCGATGCACTTCCGCTCGGGGTCCGTGGGCATCGTCTACATGGGCGCCGTGTTGCTCCAGCTCGTTGAAGAGGGCAAGGCCTCGCTCGACGACCCTGTGTCCCGCTGGCTGCCCGACGTACCGCACGGCTCGGAGATAACCCTGCGGATGCTCGGCAGCTCCACGTCGGGCCTGCACGACTACGTCACGGACCCCGGCTTCCTCGACAAGCTCGCAGCGGAGCCGTTCCACCAGTGGACCGCGGCCGAGGTCACCGGAATCGCGACGCGCAAGCCGCTCCTCTACAAGCCGGGGACCAACTGGAGCTACTCGCACGCCAACTTCGTGTTCCTCGGCGCCGCACTGGAGAAGATCAGTGGCCTCCCACTGGACCGGCTGCTCACCGAGCGCGTGATGAAACCACTCGGCCTGAGCGAGACGACCAATCAATTCACGCCGCAGATCCCGGAGCCCGTCCTGCACGCCTTCACCTCCGGTCGGGCCGACTACGAAGAGTCCACCTTCTGGAACCCTTCGTGGACCACCGCTCCCGGGGCGGTGCTGGTGCAGAACATCTGCGATCTCGACCGGTCCGCGCGCGGCATCGGCACCGGGGAGCTGCTGTCCGAGAAGTCCTTCGCGACCCAGCTCGATCCGGGCACCATCGGCCTGGGCCACGCGACGTCCACCTGCCCGGTCAGCATCTGCCAGCTCACCAACACGAAGGCCCACCACTTCGGCCTCGGCCTGATCGTCGTCAACGACTGGATCCTCACCAATCCGTCGTTCTCGGGCTACGCCGCGGTACAGGCCTACCTTCCGGCGGAGAAGCTCGCGATCTCGGTCACCGTGACGCAGGGCCCGAAGAGCCCCGCGGGCAACTCGGCCCAAACCATCGCCGAACGCATCTCCGTGGCCCTCACCCCCGAACATCCGCTCAAGATGCGCTGACGTACGCGGCCACTCCCCCTTACTGTCTCCCTACCGATCGGTAACGGGGTAACGGGGGGCCGCAGCAGTGGCATCAACAGCATCCGGGGCATCGTGGACGTCCGGGACGTCCGACGCGCCCGGGGTAGGCGGCGCACCCGCGGTATCCGTCGGTTGCGCCGGCCTGACCGATATGGCCACCGCGCTCGCCGAAGGCACGGTGTCCTCACGCCGGTTGACGGAGGAATCGCTGCGCCGCATCGACGGGGCGCAGCCGACGCTCAACGCCTTCCGGGTCGTGCGCGCCGAGGCCGCCCTCGCCGAGGCGGACGCGGCGGACCGCCGGTTGGCGGCCGGTGAGCGGCTGCCGCTCTTGGGCGTGCCGCTCGCCGTCAAGGACGACATGGACGTGGCCGGGGAGTCGACCGCCTTCGGCTGCGCGGGCACGTTCGTCCCGAAGACCGCCGACAGCGAGGCGGTGCGCAGGCTCCGCGCCGCCGGTGCGGTGATCGTCGGCAAGACCCATACGGCGGAGCTGGGGCAATGGCCGTTCACCGAGAGCGAGGCCTTCGGCAACACCCGGAACCCGTGGAACCCGGACCACACGCCGGGCGGTTCCTCGGGCGGCTCGGCGGCCGCGGTGGCGGCGGGGCTGGTTCCGGCGGCCCTCGGGTCGGACGGAGCGGGCTCGGTACGGATACCCGCGGCCTGGACCCACCTGATCGGCGTGAAACCGCAGCGCGGACGCATCTCCACCTGGCCGGAGCCCGAGTCGTTCCACGGGCTCACGGTCAACGGCGTGCTCGCCCGCACCGTGGGCGACGCGGCCCTGCTGCTGGACGCGGCGAGCGGGCCGCACCCCGATGACCTGCACCGGCCGGCCCGCATCTCCGCCGTCGAGGCGACCCGTCGCACACCCCGCCGACTGCGGATCGCCCTCTCCTTCGCGATGCCGTTCACCGCGACGGCCAAGTCCCTGGACCCGGAGGTCCGTTCGTCGGTCGAGCGGCTGGCCGGGCTGCTGGAGTCGCTGGGCCACGAGGTGGTGCCCGAGGACCCCCGCTACGGCCCGATCGGGCTCACCTTCGTACCCCGCGCGACCAGCGGCGTACGGGACTGGGTGTCCCGCGTCCCGGACCCCCGCCTGTTGGACCCCCGCACGCACGAGACCGCCCGTACGGGCCGCCTCCTGGGCGGCATGCCATTGCGGGTCTCCCGCCGGGCCGAGGCGGGGCTGCGGTGGCGGGTGGGAGAGGTGTTCGGCCGGTTCGACGTGGTCCTCACCCCGACGACGGCGACACCACCGCTCCGCATCGGCGCCCTGGCGGGACTCGGCTCACTGGCCACGGACCGCGCGATGATCGCGGCCTGCCCGTACGCCTGGACCTGGAACGTCCTCGGCTGGCCGGGGGTGAACGTGCCGGCGGGCTTCACCGCGTCCGGACTGCCCCTGGGAGCCCAACTCCTGGGACCCGCGGACTCGGAGCCACTGCTGCTGGGGCTGGCGGCGCAGCTGGAGGCGGAGGAGGGCTGGAGCGGGATCTGGCCGGGCGCTTCGGCAGCGGGACCCTGACTTGGCGGTATCGGGGAGGCTGGGGGAAAGCCCAAGCCCTCCCCGATACCGGCCGGCTCCTTCCCCGCCACCTCACACCTCACGCCCCACCCCGCCCCCACCTCAACACACTGTTGAAATCTCACCCGGTGGGGTAAGTTCCCTTTGGGAACTAACACCGCACGAGGGGATCCCCATGGCCGAGACCCAGCCTCAGCAGACCTGGACCGCCGTCGACGCGTACTTCGACGGACTGCTCGTCGAGGAGGACGCGGCCCTCACCGCCGCCGCCGTGGACAGCGAGGCCGCCGGGCTGCCGGCGCATCAGGTGGCTCCCAACCAGGGGAAGCTGCTGCACCTCCTGGCCCGGATCAGGGGGGCCCGTACGATCCTGGAGATCGGCACCCTGGGCGGCTACAGCACCATCTGGCTCGCCCGGGCGCTGCCCGAGGGCGGGCGGTTGGTCACGTTGGAGGTCGACGAGCGGTGCGCCGACATCGCTGCCGCCAACGTCGCGCGCGCCGGGCTGGACCACGTGGTCGACATCCGGCGGGGCCCGGCCATCGATCTGCTGCCGCAGCTGACGGACCTGGAGCCGTTCGACCTGGTCTTCATCGACGCCGACAAGCCGTCCAACCCGGAGTACCTGGCATGGGCCCTCAAGCTCACGCGCCCCGGCAGCATCATCATCGGCGACAACGTCGTCCGCGACGGCGCCGTCGTCGACTCCGCCGGCGACGACCCCCGGGTCCAGGGCGTGCGCCGCTTCACCGAGCTCATCGCCGAGCACCCCCGGCTGACCGCCACCGCCCTGCAGACGGTGGGCAGCAAGGGCTACGACGGCTTCGTGATGGCCCTGGTCACGGAGTGACCGCAGGCCGGTGGCGCTTCGGTGTTACCTTCGCCGCATGTCCATGACCAAGGCCGAGATAGACGCGCTCACCGCCGAGTTCTTCGGCGCCTTCGACAACCGCGACGGCAAGGCCGCCGATGTGGCCCGGATCCGACGGCTCGTCATCCCGGGTGGCGTGATCGTCAAGACCGGGCCGGAGTTCACGGCGTACAGCGTCGACGAGTTCATCGAGCCCCGTGAACGGATCCTGGCCGGTGGCCGACTGACCGAGTTCTCGGAGTGGGAGACCTCCGAACGGACCGAGATCGCGGGCGACATCGCTTCGCGGTTCGGCGAGTATCGCAAGTCCGGGGTCTTGGACGGGCAGCCCTTCGAGGGAGGCGGGACCAAGACCATCCAGTTCGTCCGCACCCCGGAGGGCTGGAGGATCGCAGCCTTCTCCTGGTACGACCCGGCTTGAGGCCCGACGGCACACTCAGGACCGGTGCCACACGACTCTGCCGTAGGCGAACACCTCGCCCTCGCGTGGCGCGCGGGTCCAGGACCGGGTGGTGAAGGTGGAGAGCCTGCCTTGGGTCAGCGCGAAGCGGGGGAGCGAGAGCCCGAGTTCGGTGTGCAGGGCCTCCAGCGCACGCCGTTCGTTGTCCGGCTCGGTGTCCTCCGGGCGGAACAGCCGTGCGGGGTCGAGGGCCTCGGGTATCGCGCCGGAGCGCTGGATCTCCGCACCCCGCACGGTGAACGCGTAGAGCTCCGCGCCCCCTTCGGCCACCGACAGGTGGAAGGCGGTCGGGTGCTCACCCGGGGAGGAGCGCCTCGGGTCACGCCACACCACCACCGCGCGGCCGGAGGAGGCGCCGGAGGCTATCGGAGGCGGGGACGAGGACAGCGCGCTCAGGTGGGGGGCGTGACCGTCGAAGGCGAAGGCCCACCCTTCGGCGGTACGGCCGGCGGCCACCACGGCCCGGTCCTCCCAGAACTCCACACCCTCCCGCTCGTGGGGCTGGGTTGCCTGCCAGGAGGCCTTGTGCAGTTCCGTGGGCGCGCTCGGTTCGGCGCCTTCCTCGCCGATCAGGGCGGGCAGGCCGGCGGGGTCGATCCCCTCGACCCAGACGCAGCGGTATCCGTCGGGCAGCTGCCGGTTCGGCGCGGGCTCCGTCAGCCATACGAGTCCCGGCGGGTCGAGCTCGGGCACCGGCTCGGGAGCGGGTCCCCGCTCCCCGGCCCGCGGTGTCGCGAGGATCTCCCGCCCGCGCTCCGGAGTGACCAGCGGCCCCAGCACCGGGTCGGCGAGCAGCCCGATCGGGGCGATCAGCGAGGGCCCGGGAGCCTCCCACAGCGGGAGCGCGTCCCGCAGTACCCGCCACGCGGCGTCGGTCGA
This genomic window from Streptomyces sp. NBC_01351 contains:
- a CDS encoding MFS transporter, which codes for MALSSRDAGTPADADATEATPRSGRPGRGLLPLLLVGNTAMYSLYIGVAGVLLALQVEDIDPANKVANFGLIAGVSAIFATVFNPVAGALSDRSGRRNPWILGGGLAAIPAMFLLGLANTILLITITWCLGQAVMNVYQAAITSVVPDRVPMSARGKASAAVGLGLPFGSTIGALLGAAFSEDYRTGYLVFGALVAGAAVLFTACTREERLPVRAAVPVKAQLAAFAGALKDHDFRWAFIGRALLVLGYFAVSGYQLYILQDHTVLPDGMKPEAAVAVMMPLTGVAMVVSTVLGGYLSDRFDRRKLFVGASALLSAVALVIPAVSTSWTAMLAFSVVNGLAFGCYMAVDTALVTMVLPKAEDAARDMGVLNIANAGPQIVAPFIASVVVSLSGGYTALFIVAAVLAVAGALAVKPIRSVR
- a CDS encoding O-methyltransferase, which codes for MAETQPQQTWTAVDAYFDGLLVEEDAALTAAAVDSEAAGLPAHQVAPNQGKLLHLLARIRGARTILEIGTLGGYSTIWLARALPEGGRLVTLEVDERCADIAAANVARAGLDHVVDIRRGPAIDLLPQLTDLEPFDLVFIDADKPSNPEYLAWALKLTRPGSIIIGDNVVRDGAVVDSAGDDPRVQGVRRFTELIAEHPRLTATALQTVGSKGYDGFVMALVTE
- a CDS encoding aldehyde dehydrogenase family protein, which produces MPLLDPTLWQDGPTLTGGAAPVVEPATGRTLATLDLAAPADVAEAAVRAQAAQHDWARATHLERAAVLRRAGDLFASHADELGEWLVRESGSIPGKAGFELHVAVQECYEAAALASRPTGQVLPSEAPRLSFTRRVPAGVVGVVAPFNAPLILAIRSVAPALALGNAVLLKPDRRTAVSGGLALAAVFAAAGLPSGLLHVLPGGAETGAAVVADPRVRVVSFTGSTAAGRTVGELAGRHLKRAHLELGGNSALVVLRDADVEAAVAQASWGSFFHQGQICMTAGRHLVHASLYDEYVERLAARAEALAVGDPYREQVHLGPLIDHAQVERVHALVELSVEYGAKLVAGGTFTDLFYRPTVLAGVGDDTPAYTEEVFGPVAPVRSFTTEAEAVALASAGPYGLSLGIVTRDAARGLDLAERIPTGIAHVNDQTVNDEAVAPFGGVGVSGTGARFGGEANLDAFTELRWTTVRSTPAGHPF
- a CDS encoding alpha/beta fold hydrolase produces the protein MQLHTHTWGEGDRVALLIHGIMADHRTWRRVGPALADRGYRVIAVDLRGHGASGRGEYAPELYADDLVDSLPTGAELAIGHSLGGLTLSLAVDRLKPRRAVFSDPAWHLAGPGEGFGPELFAQFKSATKDVIQGMNPRWEEADVDVELATLALWDDATALGLTPLLGADLMPAAPVVPSLVQLADPSFLISEERAAVLKSRGFEVRSVSGAGHTIHRDDFDGFMASLEGWI
- a CDS encoding serine hydrolase domain-containing protein; translation: MKRTRTRTVSLCIAGLMGAALPAGIAAAPASGAGSTAAATGTPTAAAAPGDCVTTPGTPQGDARKVLTIAEQAQREFDLNSVILRVSSGDGEILTTALGESMTDVPAEPSMHFRSGSVGIVYMGAVLLQLVEEGKASLDDPVSRWLPDVPHGSEITLRMLGSSTSGLHDYVTDPGFLDKLAAEPFHQWTAAEVTGIATRKPLLYKPGTNWSYSHANFVFLGAALEKISGLPLDRLLTERVMKPLGLSETTNQFTPQIPEPVLHAFTSGRADYEESTFWNPSWTTAPGAVLVQNICDLDRSARGIGTGELLSEKSFATQLDPGTIGLGHATSTCPVSICQLTNTKAHHFGLGLIVVNDWILTNPSFSGYAAVQAYLPAEKLAISVTVTQGPKSPAGNSAQTIAERISVALTPEHPLKMR
- a CDS encoding amidase, which translates into the protein MTDMATALAEGTVSSRRLTEESLRRIDGAQPTLNAFRVVRAEAALAEADAADRRLAAGERLPLLGVPLAVKDDMDVAGESTAFGCAGTFVPKTADSEAVRRLRAAGAVIVGKTHTAELGQWPFTESEAFGNTRNPWNPDHTPGGSSGGSAAAVAAGLVPAALGSDGAGSVRIPAAWTHLIGVKPQRGRISTWPEPESFHGLTVNGVLARTVGDAALLLDAASGPHPDDLHRPARISAVEATRRTPRRLRIALSFAMPFTATAKSLDPEVRSSVERLAGLLESLGHEVVPEDPRYGPIGLTFVPRATSGVRDWVSRVPDPRLLDPRTHETARTGRLLGGMPLRVSRRAEAGLRWRVGEVFGRFDVVLTPTTATPPLRIGALAGLGSLATDRAMIAACPYAWTWNVLGWPGVNVPAGFTASGLPLGAQLLGPADSEPLLLGLAAQLEAEEGWSGIWPGASAAGP
- a CDS encoding DUF4440 domain-containing protein gives rise to the protein MTKAEIDALTAEFFGAFDNRDGKAADVARIRRLVIPGGVIVKTGPEFTAYSVDEFIEPRERILAGGRLTEFSEWETSERTEIAGDIASRFGEYRKSGVLDGQPFEGGGTKTIQFVRTPEGWRIAAFSWYDPA
- a CDS encoding LacI family DNA-binding transcriptional regulator, whose amino-acid sequence is MSDSSKSPKSPPPPVPTSADVARLAGVSRATVSYVLNNAEAVRISEPTRRKVREAAEELGYVPHAAARSLRAGRTRIVLLPTPNAPIGPLFSTFLNELQWALRRLDYTVVQYGSLGLGGDEAARAWAELRPVAVISPGEVALTAQGVAILKRAGARAVITMGPDRVPGAHALLMNHEEVGARAAAHLVERGRRRLGVIVPQEEGLELFSAPRLAGARSVAGAEVEALPMAYTEESAAALAARWRGLGLDGVYAYNDEYAMLLMRALQDEGLRVPEDVAVIGADDLLLGRLLRPRLSTVRIEMPTGGHLASLVDRSVREAAEVAELYDLMGAVAVAREST
- a CDS encoding thioredoxin family protein — protein: MATVELTKENFDQTISENPFVLIDFWAGWCRPCLQFAPVYEKASEAHTDLVFAKVDTEAQQELAGAFEISSIPTLMIVRDQVAIFAQPGALPEAALTDLIEQARALDMDEVRAKIAASQQGAAESGTPDA
- a CDS encoding thiolase family protein, which codes for MSIRTVRDVYVVDAVRTPIGKFGGALAGVRPDDLAAHVVRALVDRTPELDPARIDDVVFGDANGAGEDNRDVARMAVLLAGLPVSVPGVTVNRLCGSGLEAVIQAARAIAVGDASVAIAGGVESMSRAPWVVQKPERAFPAGHQQMWSTTLGWRMTNSRMPEEWTGSLGEGAELIADKHGITREVQDAFALESHRKAAAAWAAGQYEAEVVPYAGVDLLRDECIREGSTPEALARLKPAFRGDGTGTVTAANSSPLNDGAAALLLTDEAGLEATGREPLARISASAVTGIEPQLFGLGPVEAVQRALGKAGRGFADLTAFELNEAFAAQALGCLAAWPELDPAVVNPRGGAIAIGHPLGASGARLAGSIAHQLAAAGSGTGMAALCIGVGQGIALVLER